From the genome of Candidatus Binatia bacterium:
CCCCCCGAGGAGGAAGCCATGCCCAAGTACGTGATCGAGCGGGACATTCCGAAAGTCGGCGCGACGTCAGCCAAGGATCTGATGGCCATTTCCCAGAAGTCCTGCGGCGTGCTGGACGAGATGGGTCCGAAGATCCAGTGGATCCACAGCTACGTGACGAACGACAAGATCTACTGCGTCTACCACGCCGAGAACGCCGATCTGGTCCG
Proteins encoded in this window:
- a CDS encoding DUF4242 domain-containing protein — translated: MPKYVIERDIPKVGATSAKDLMAISQKSCGVLDEMGPKIQWIHSYVTNDKIYCVYHAENADLVR